From a single Nicotiana tabacum cultivar K326 chromosome 8, ASM71507v2, whole genome shotgun sequence genomic region:
- the LOC107824489 gene encoding uncharacterized protein LOC107824489, which yields MAPIWAAPPITNYQNNHPHPHHRHSPLPPLSPPTPRPPHKSTTPHHPNPYFSQHPKITFPHKLISMASSSSSPPPPLLLPPPESTQPQPQISPSPQKKTQPLPWTHQETFNLIQAYQEKWYSLKKGQLKASQWEEVAITVAARCGFDEPSKSATQCRHKIEKLRKRYRAERLKPYPNSWQYFDLMDRMERGPLPISAHPVAMVKCQQNSNSISNLNSTAADHQRYYYDNNTDSDEVDALSYIDTRKNKCKSINHIVRGEMGLMGMNVNVVDHRTVNRMVKDRNFNVFEQKDRNFDVMRGTRNPMNEKRKGYFGNVAIEDDDEDEDVEEEVDEENEGSVGGSELAAEIRGFAERFMRMENKKIEMMKETERYRMEMEKRRMEMILENQRNLIDTINRVVGSHKKVKVAQEF from the coding sequence ATGGCACCCATATGGGCTGCACCACCCATCACCAACTACCAAAACaaccacccccacccccaccaccgccatTCACCTCTGCCACCGCTCTCCCCACCCACCCCTCGCCCTCCACATAAATCCACCACCCCCCACCATCCAAATCCCTATTTCTCCCAACACCCAAAAATAACATTTCCACATAAGCTAATATCCATGGCTAGTTCCTCCTCTTCTCCCCCACCACCCCTCCTCCTCCCACCCCCTGAATCAACCCAACCCCAACCCCAAATCTCCCCATCACCCCAGAAAAAAACCCAACCTCTCCCATGGACCCATCAGGAAACTTTCAATTTAATCCAAGCTTATCAAGAAAAATGGTACTCTTTAAAAAAAGGCCAGCTCAAAGCTAGCCAATGGGAAGAAGTAGCCATTACTGTAGCAGCTCGTTGCGGCTTTGACGAGCCGTCAAAATCCGCCACCCAATGCCGTCACAAGATCGAGAAACTCCGAAAACGTTATCGGGCCGAAAGACTCAAACCCTACCCGAATTCATGGCAGTATTTTGACCTAATGGATCGTATGGAGCGCGGGCCTTTACCTATTTCAGCCCATCCTGTTGCTATGGTGAAATGTCAACAGAATTCGAATTCGATATCGAATCTGAATTCTACTGCTGCTGATCATCAGAGGTATTATTATGATAATAATACTGATAGTGATGAAGTTGATGCCCTTAGTTATATAGATACGAGGAAAAATAAGTGTAAAAGTATTAATCATATTGTTCGTGGCGAAATGGGCTTAATGGGTATGAATGTGAATGTTGTTGACCATAGAACTGTCAATAGGATGGTGAAAGATCGAAACTTTAATGTTTTTGAACAAAAAGATCGAAACTTTGATGTCATGAGGGGGACAAGAAATCCAATGAATGAGAAAAGAAAAGGGTATTTTGGGAATGTGGCTATTGAGGATGATGACGAGGATGAGGACgttgaggaagaagtggatgAAGAGAATGAAGGGAGTGTTGGAGGTAGTGAATTGGCTGCTGAAATTAGGGGATTTGCAGAGAGGTTTATGAGAATGGAGAATAAGAAAATCGAGATGATGAAGGAGACAGAGAGGTATAGGATGGAGATGGAGAAAAGGAGAATGGAAATGATTCTTGAGAATCAGAGGAATCTGATTGATACTATAAATAGGGTCGTTGGATCGCATAAGAAAGTGAAGGTGGCTCAAGAATTTTGA